The following DNA comes from Nocardioides sp. JQ2195.
GCCGGGCACCGAACATGTCGGTGCGGATCACGCTGATCGCGGAGAGCACGAAGATCCACAGGATCGCGAGGTAGGCGAAGCGGATCAGGAACAGGGTCAGCTCACTCAATGCCCTGCTCCTCGTCGACGACCAGCAGAGTCATGGTGGTGTTGCCGATGCGGACCGTCGATCCGTCGTAGAGCGTCGCCTGCTCGACCCGGTGCCCGTCGACCTGCATGCCGTTGGTCGAGCCGAGGTCGCGGACCGTGAGCTCGGGGGCCTGGCCCCGGGGGAACCGCCCGTGCTGGATGCGGAACTCGATGTGCTGCCGGCTGATGCCCGGGTCGTTGATGCGCAGCCCGGCCTCGGTGCCGCGGCCGACGATGAGGCCCGGGGGGTTGAGCGGGTGGCGCACGCCGTTGACCTCGACCAGCACCTTGGCGCGACCGACCTGGGTGTCGGTGGCGTTGGTGGTGACCTTGGCCTGGGCGCTGCTGCGCACCCGGAAGCGACCGGTGGTGAGGTCCTCGGCCTTCTCGAACTGGATCTTCACCGGGCCCGGGAAGACGTAGCTCTGCTCGTCGGCGTGGTCTCGCAGGGAGTTGGTCAGCTCGCTGGCCAGCGTGGAGTCGTAGGGCGCCAGCCGCTCCAGGTCGCTCGCGCTCAGCTCGACGTGGAAGCTGTTGGGCACCAGGCGTCGCTCGCGGCTGAGGATCTGCGCGTTGTTGTCGACCTCGCGCTGCAGGGCAGCGGAG
Coding sequences within:
- a CDS encoding DUF3662 and FHA domain-containing protein, with the protein product MSGLQRFENKLEQMVSGVFARAFRSAVQPVEISAALQREVDNNAQILSRERRLVPNSFHVELSASDLERLAPYDSTLASELTNSLRDHADEQSYVFPGPVKIQFEKAEDLTTGRFRVRSSAQAKVTTNATDTQVGRAKVLVEVNGVRHPLNPPGLIVGRGTEAGLRINDPGISRQHIEFRIQHGRFPRGQAPELTVRDLGSTNGMQVDGHRVEQATLYDGSTVRIGNTTMTLLVVDEEQGIE